From one Thalassospira lucentensis genomic stretch:
- a CDS encoding YggT family protein, with product MLAIFWLIDTVIGIYIFMLIASAILSWLVAFDVINSSNRFVYMVGDFLYRITEPALRPIRRIIPNLGGIDISPIILILILQFANMLIQTDVRAAVMGY from the coding sequence ATGCTGGCGATTTTTTGGCTTATTGACACCGTTATTGGTATCTACATTTTCATGCTGATTGCTTCGGCAATCCTTTCATGGCTTGTGGCATTTGACGTGATCAATTCCAGCAACCGGTTCGTTTATATGGTTGGCGATTTCCTGTACCGGATTACCGAACCGGCATTGCGACCGATCCGCCGGATCATTCCGAATCTGGGTGGGATCGATATTTCGCCGATCATCCTGATCCTGATCCTGCAATTCGCCAACATGCTGATTCAGACAGACGTGCGCGCAGCCGTGATGGGTTACTAA
- a CDS encoding winged helix-turn-helix domain-containing protein — MINDKAAISVSARQARNLALTAQGFDQDDSRPVTKRRIMKAIRQTGMLQVDSVNVLTRAHYMPVFSRLGVYDPVDLDQLSWGNARQRRLFEYWGHEASMIPVEDYGLYRWRMADAAEGKGTWGQIAKMIRDHPEFVRSILDRIEKEGALAASDLEQEGASSSKWWGWSKTKTAMEFLFWSGQVMARKRRTSFERVYDLPERIIGPEALEPPMPRAEAQHALIRNGIAAMGIATEADLRKYFRLPTDDAKARVAEMVEDGALLQADVEGWKQPGYLCPHVNPRCRAKPTALMVPFDPIMWERDRVERIFGFNYRIEIYVPAEKRQYGYYVLPFMQDGKFVARVDLKADRQEGVLRVQSAHLEEGCDAATVAGDLMVHLSRLARFLGLSGVVVVPCNPFSVYLAGQHQD; from the coding sequence ATGATTAACGACAAAGCCGCGATTTCCGTATCCGCCCGACAGGCGCGCAATCTGGCGCTGACGGCACAGGGGTTTGATCAGGACGATAGCCGCCCGGTGACCAAACGCCGGATCATGAAAGCCATTCGCCAGACCGGCATGTTACAGGTCGACAGTGTCAATGTTCTGACGCGCGCACATTACATGCCGGTTTTTTCCCGGCTTGGCGTTTATGACCCGGTGGACCTTGATCAGCTGAGCTGGGGCAACGCCCGGCAGCGGCGGTTGTTTGAATATTGGGGCCATGAGGCATCGATGATCCCGGTTGAGGATTACGGGCTTTATCGCTGGCGCATGGCGGATGCCGCCGAGGGCAAAGGCACCTGGGGGCAGATCGCCAAAATGATCCGTGATCATCCTGAATTTGTGCGCAGCATTCTGGATCGGATCGAAAAGGAAGGGGCACTTGCCGCCAGTGATCTGGAACAGGAAGGCGCATCGAGTTCGAAATGGTGGGGATGGTCGAAAACCAAAACCGCGATGGAATTCCTGTTCTGGAGCGGGCAGGTGATGGCGCGCAAACGGCGCACCAGTTTCGAGCGGGTCTATGATCTGCCCGAACGGATCATCGGGCCGGAGGCGCTTGAGCCGCCAATGCCGCGCGCAGAGGCCCAGCATGCCCTGATCCGCAACGGGATTGCCGCGATGGGGATCGCGACCGAAGCCGATCTTCGAAAATATTTCCGCCTGCCGACCGACGATGCCAAGGCACGCGTTGCCGAAATGGTCGAAGACGGCGCGTTGTTGCAGGCGGATGTCGAGGGCTGGAAACAGCCGGGATATTTGTGTCCGCATGTCAATCCGCGCTGCCGTGCGAAGCCAACCGCCTTGATGGTACCGTTTGATCCGATCATGTGGGAACGCGACCGGGTGGAACGGATTTTCGGTTTCAATTACCGGATCGAAATTTATGTCCCGGCGGAAAAACGGCAATATGGCTATTACGTTCTGCCGTTCATGCAGGATGGGAAATTTGTTGCGCGTGTTGATCTGAAAGCGGATCGGCAGGAAGGGGTTCTTCGGGTGCAGAGCGCGCATCTGGAAGAGGGATGTGATGCGGCCACCGTTGCGGGCGATCTGATGGTGCATCTGTCGCGACTGGCGCGGTTTTTGGGACTTTCGGGTGTCGTGGTTGTCCCGTGCAATCCGTTTTCGGTGTATCTGGCCGGTCAGCATCAAGACTAA
- a CDS encoding SDR family NAD(P)-dependent oxidoreductase, with protein sequence MYLKKFDLTGRRAYVTGGGRAIGLSCCEALAEAGAHVIIGDISEGVAEEGRDYLKSKGYTADIDIMDVTNTDQVRTSAEKMAREGGVDILVNNAGIARSETPAETVTDEHWLNVIDVNLNGTFWCCREFGKQMLAKKNGVIVNVGSMSGFIVNKPQEQAYYNASKAAVHHLTKSLAAEWGGRGVRVNAVAPTYIATPLNEFVKSKPDMYDAWINGTPMARLGLTEEIGSVVLFLASDASSLMTGSIVLADGGYTCW encoded by the coding sequence ATGTACCTTAAGAAGTTCGATCTTACCGGACGCCGCGCCTATGTCACCGGGGGCGGTCGCGCAATTGGCCTGTCATGCTGCGAGGCACTGGCAGAAGCAGGCGCGCATGTCATTATCGGTGACATCAGCGAAGGTGTGGCCGAAGAAGGCCGTGATTACCTGAAGTCGAAGGGCTACACCGCCGATATCGACATCATGGACGTCACCAACACCGATCAGGTCCGTACCAGTGCCGAAAAAATGGCCCGTGAAGGCGGCGTTGACATTCTGGTCAACAATGCCGGTATCGCGCGTTCGGAAACCCCGGCTGAAACCGTGACCGACGAACATTGGCTTAACGTCATTGACGTCAACCTGAACGGCACCTTCTGGTGCTGCCGCGAATTTGGCAAACAGATGCTGGCCAAGAAAAACGGCGTGATCGTCAATGTCGGCTCCATGTCGGGCTTCATCGTGAACAAGCCGCAGGAACAGGCCTATTACAACGCATCCAAGGCCGCCGTGCATCATCTGACCAAATCGCTTGCCGCCGAATGGGGCGGGCGTGGTGTTCGTGTCAATGCTGTTGCACCGACCTATATCGCAACACCGCTAAATGAATTCGTGAAATCCAAGCCGGACATGTATGACGCCTGGATCAACGGCACCCCGATGGCCCGCCTTGGCCTGACCGAGGAAATCGGATCGGTCGTGCTGTTCCTGGCATCCGACGCGTCCAGCCTGATGACCGGCTCCATTGTCCTGGCTGATGGGGGTTATACCTGCTGGTAA
- a CDS encoding glycosyltransferase, with the protein MHIINGLDAGGAESVLARIVAHNANSTELRQVVISLMNEGVYGADIRATGTRLYTLGLCRGVSGLPAGIIKLTRIMRSEKPDAVMSWLYHSDFITTVATFFSGVGLRRLAWNIRCAEMDLKQYGESTRLVFKCLGAMSSFPAIVAVNSRAGKKHHAKNGYKPKLWAYLPNGFDCDEWKPDNTLRNTLRSELQVRRETSLIGMVARKDPAKDHSTLFKALEICSQRGRDIHLVLVGRETESLPIPFAIHKNVTALGLRRDVAKIVPGFDIAVLSSTFGEGFPNVVGEAMACGVPVVGNDVGDVAEIVGDTGKTVPLASAGKMADAICELLDEPNEAKQARRAAARQRILEHYSLQSMNTNYRSLWNALAAKQDFSDLDLLG; encoded by the coding sequence ATGCATATCATCAATGGATTGGATGCTGGCGGCGCAGAAAGCGTTCTTGCTAGGATAGTTGCACATAACGCCAACTCTACCGAACTTCGGCAGGTCGTTATATCATTGATGAACGAAGGTGTGTACGGAGCAGACATTCGCGCAACCGGGACAAGATTGTATACCCTCGGCCTGTGCCGGGGCGTTTCGGGACTTCCAGCCGGAATAATAAAGCTCACTAGGATCATGCGCTCCGAGAAGCCCGATGCCGTCATGTCGTGGCTCTATCATTCCGATTTCATAACAACAGTTGCGACTTTTTTTTCGGGTGTGGGCCTGCGGCGACTGGCATGGAACATCCGCTGTGCGGAAATGGACCTCAAACAATACGGAGAATCAACAAGATTGGTTTTCAAGTGCCTTGGGGCGATGTCGTCCTTTCCAGCAATTGTCGCAGTAAATTCCCGTGCGGGCAAAAAACATCATGCCAAGAACGGATATAAACCGAAACTTTGGGCGTATTTACCAAACGGCTTTGACTGCGATGAGTGGAAACCAGACAATACCCTGAGAAATACTCTGCGGAGCGAATTGCAGGTCCGAAGGGAGACCTCCTTGATCGGAATGGTTGCACGAAAGGACCCGGCGAAAGACCATTCGACATTGTTCAAGGCATTGGAAATCTGCTCGCAACGGGGCCGCGATATTCACCTTGTCCTCGTTGGTAGAGAAACAGAATCATTGCCCATTCCTTTCGCGATCCATAAGAATGTGACCGCGTTAGGTTTACGGCGCGATGTGGCAAAAATCGTTCCCGGTTTTGATATTGCCGTTCTATCATCAACTTTCGGTGAAGGTTTCCCGAACGTTGTTGGAGAAGCTATGGCATGCGGGGTCCCTGTAGTCGGAAATGATGTTGGTGATGTTGCAGAAATCGTTGGCGATACGGGAAAAACTGTCCCGCTGGCATCAGCTGGAAAAATGGCCGACGCCATTTGCGAACTGCTTGATGAACCTAACGAGGCAAAACAGGCGCGTCGCGCTGCGGCTCGCCAACGCATACTCGAACACTATAGTTTGCAGTCAATGAATACAAACTATCGCTCTCTATGGAATGCACTGGCCGCGAAACAAGACTTTTCGGATCTGGATTTACTCGGCTGA
- a CDS encoding DUF167 family protein, giving the protein MEKPFCETLANGSGIRLFLRLTPKASRNSIAGVGVDGNGQQQIRAMVTAVPENGKANMALIKLLAKTAKWPKSSVEIVAGHTDRNKVLEISGDPDALIAQLHELTGGQDI; this is encoded by the coding sequence ATGGAAAAACCGTTCTGCGAGACGCTGGCGAATGGATCGGGTATCCGGCTGTTTTTGCGCCTGACACCAAAGGCTTCGCGAAATTCGATTGCCGGGGTGGGCGTTGATGGCAACGGGCAGCAGCAGATCAGGGCAATGGTTACGGCTGTGCCCGAAAACGGCAAGGCGAACATGGCCCTGATAAAGCTTTTGGCAAAAACGGCCAAATGGCCTAAATCGTCAGTCGAAATTGTTGCCGGGCATACGGACCGAAACAAGGTTCTGGAAATTTCAGGCGATCCGGACGCACTCATCGCGCAACTTCATGAACTGACGGGCGGACAAGACATATGA
- a CDS encoding DNA-3-methyladenine glycosylase I → MSANTLPRCKWAETHLDKPFYVDYHDQEWGVPVHDDRHFFEMLILEGAQAGLSWLTILARRDTYRAAYDNFDVQKIAKYDEAKQQSLLADPGIIRNRAKVAASILNANAFIEIQKEFGSFDAYIWDFIGGKQVINHWKAMSDVPVSTALSDALSKDLKKRGMKFVGTTIMYSFMQATGLVMDHTTDCHCYHVLNNK, encoded by the coding sequence ATGTCGGCCAACACGCTCCCCCGTTGTAAATGGGCCGAAACCCATCTCGACAAGCCGTTTTACGTCGACTACCACGATCAGGAATGGGGCGTTCCGGTCCATGATGACCGGCATTTTTTCGAAATGCTGATCCTCGAAGGCGCGCAGGCGGGTTTAAGCTGGCTGACGATCCTTGCACGGCGCGACACCTATCGCGCGGCTTACGATAATTTCGATGTCCAGAAGATCGCGAAATATGACGAAGCCAAACAACAATCGCTTTTGGCCGATCCGGGCATCATCCGCAACCGGGCCAAGGTCGCGGCAAGCATCCTTAATGCCAACGCCTTCATCGAAATCCAGAAGGAATTTGGCAGTTTTGATGCCTATATCTGGGATTTCATTGGCGGCAAACAGGTCATCAACCACTGGAAAGCCATGTCTGACGTGCCCGTATCCACCGCACTTAGCGATGCCCTGTCCAAGGACCTCAAAAAACGCGGCATGAAGTTTGTCGGCACCACGATCATGTATTCCTTCATGCAGGCCACCGGCCTGGTGATGGATCACACCACCGATTGTCACTGTTATCATGTACTGAACAACAAATAG
- the folD gene encoding bifunctional methylenetetrahydrofolate dehydrogenase/methenyltetrahydrofolate cyclohydrolase FolD, producing the protein MSDAKIIDGKAFAAKLRGDIAAEVTKLKDAHGVTPGLAVILVGEDPASQVYVRNKGKQTIECGMNSYEHKLSADTSQEELLALIAKLNADPKVHGILCQLPVPKHIDDQAILAAIDPAKDVDGFHVVNAGALATGGEGFAPCTPYGCLMLLKDTLGDLSGLRAVVVGRSNIVGKPMAQLLLKESCTVTIAHSRTRDLPEEVRRADIVVAAVGRPNMIKGDWIAPGATVIDVGINRVEGAEGKMKLVGDVEFETASKVAGAITPVPGGVGPMTIACLLNNTLISACRANGLAVPNLGFDS; encoded by the coding sequence ATGAGCGACGCAAAAATCATCGACGGCAAAGCATTCGCGGCCAAATTGCGCGGCGATATCGCAGCAGAAGTGACCAAGCTTAAAGATGCGCACGGCGTCACGCCGGGCCTTGCGGTTATTCTTGTCGGTGAAGACCCGGCAAGCCAGGTCTATGTCCGCAACAAGGGCAAGCAGACCATCGAATGCGGCATGAATTCGTATGAGCACAAGCTTTCGGCTGATACGTCGCAGGAAGAGCTTCTGGCGCTGATCGCAAAGCTGAATGCCGATCCCAAGGTTCATGGCATCCTGTGCCAGTTGCCTGTGCCCAAACATATCGACGATCAGGCGATCCTTGCCGCGATTGACCCGGCTAAGGATGTTGACGGTTTTCATGTCGTCAATGCCGGGGCGCTGGCAACCGGGGGCGAGGGGTTTGCGCCCTGCACGCCGTATGGCTGCTTGATGCTGCTCAAAGATACCCTTGGTGATCTTTCCGGGCTGCGGGCGGTGGTTGTTGGCCGGTCCAACATTGTGGGCAAGCCGATGGCGCAGTTGCTTCTGAAGGAAAGCTGTACGGTGACCATCGCGCATTCGCGCACCCGTGACCTGCCCGAAGAAGTCCGTCGTGCCGATATCGTCGTTGCCGCGGTGGGCCGCCCGAACATGATCAAGGGCGACTGGATCGCGCCGGGTGCCACCGTGATTGATGTCGGTATCAACCGCGTTGAAGGTGCTGAAGGCAAAATGAAGCTGGTTGGGGATGTCGAGTTCGAAACCGCATCCAAAGTCGCCGGGGCGATTACCCCGGTTCCGGGTGGTGTCGGCCCGATGACGATTGCGTGTTTGCTCAACAACACCCTGATTTCGGCATGTCGTGCCAATGGCCTTGCGGTACCGAACCTTGGTTTTGACAGCTAA
- a CDS encoding SLC13 family permease, with the protein MELEQILILAILVGTVVMFLWGRWRHDMVAMASLLCCVVAGLVPVDGAFQGFGHPAVITVACILILSSALQQSGAVDNLTRMVLPQSAGPVVTMAALSLLAAILSAFMNNVGALALLMPVALQIAAKQNLPPGKILMPLAFGSILGGMTTLIGTPPNLIVAGFRAEAGEGGFTMFDYTPVGIVVAAAGLIFVMVFGRWLVPTRERAGAEGFETGSYLTEARIAAGSKAIGMMLRDVNRELEKGDAQVIGLIRNEKRIPAPNPYRELHENDILIIEADPEALAVALSALDLKLEEELRDLEAQEKEAKQLEKAEKSNEKADSNAKSAATASSKAEKHAKTPETDAENPDNSRRAAIQSDDIALMELAILPNSGFIGRSATDINLRTRYGVNLLAVSRQGQRSMARLRTMSMKAGDVLLMQGPPAAIQDFASRLGCVPLAQRSLRIPDNAQALKASAIMAAAIGAAAFGVMPAAVAFSIGVLLAMVTRVVAPRNVYDAVDWPVIVLLAALIPIATAMETTGTADLLARFLLNWVAQGNAIIALGLILIITMTLSDFMNNAATAAVMCPIAIGSAGHLDVNPDAFLMAVAIGASCAFLTPIGHQNNTLILGPGGFRFGDYWRLGLPIEIIVVLVGVPMLLWVWPL; encoded by the coding sequence ATGGAACTCGAACAAATTCTGATCCTTGCCATTCTTGTCGGAACGGTCGTGATGTTCCTGTGGGGCCGCTGGCGTCATGACATGGTTGCGATGGCATCCCTGCTATGTTGCGTGGTCGCGGGGCTAGTGCCGGTTGATGGGGCCTTTCAGGGTTTCGGTCATCCGGCGGTGATCACGGTTGCCTGTATCCTGATCCTGTCATCGGCACTTCAGCAATCAGGCGCGGTCGATAACCTGACCCGTATGGTTCTACCGCAATCCGCCGGGCCGGTCGTCACCATGGCCGCCCTCAGCCTGCTGGCGGCCATCCTGTCGGCCTTCATGAACAATGTCGGCGCGCTGGCCCTTCTGATGCCCGTCGCCCTACAAATTGCCGCCAAACAGAACCTGCCGCCGGGCAAAATCCTGATGCCGCTCGCCTTCGGATCGATCCTGGGCGGCATGACCACCCTGATCGGGACCCCGCCCAACCTGATCGTCGCCGGTTTCCGCGCCGAGGCGGGCGAAGGCGGCTTTACGATGTTTGACTACACTCCGGTCGGGATTGTTGTGGCCGCCGCCGGTCTGATTTTCGTCATGGTGTTTGGCCGCTGGCTTGTCCCCACCCGCGAACGCGCCGGGGCAGAGGGCTTTGAAACCGGTTCCTACCTGACCGAGGCACGCATTGCCGCGGGCAGCAAGGCAATCGGCATGATGCTGCGCGATGTGAACCGCGAACTTGAAAAAGGCGACGCGCAGGTCATCGGGCTGATCCGGAATGAAAAACGCATCCCCGCCCCCAACCCGTATCGCGAACTGCATGAAAACGACATCCTGATCATCGAAGCCGACCCCGAAGCACTTGCCGTCGCTCTTTCCGCCCTTGATCTGAAACTCGAAGAAGAATTGCGCGACCTCGAAGCGCAGGAAAAAGAAGCTAAACAGCTCGAAAAAGCCGAAAAATCGAATGAAAAAGCCGATTCTAACGCAAAATCTGCAGCCACAGCCTCTTCAAAGGCCGAAAAACATGCAAAAACACCCGAAACAGATGCGGAAAACCCGGATAACAGCCGTCGTGCCGCGATCCAGTCCGATGATATCGCGCTCATGGAACTGGCGATTTTGCCGAACTCCGGCTTTATCGGCAGATCGGCAACCGACATCAATCTGCGCACCCGTTATGGCGTGAACCTGCTGGCCGTATCGCGACAGGGCCAACGCTCCATGGCGCGCCTTCGCACCATGTCGATGAAGGCCGGTGACGTCCTTCTGATGCAGGGACCACCCGCCGCCATTCAGGATTTCGCATCACGTCTTGGCTGTGTGCCGCTTGCCCAACGTTCGCTACGCATCCCGGATAATGCTCAGGCGCTAAAGGCATCGGCCATCATGGCCGCTGCCATCGGGGCTGCGGCATTCGGTGTCATGCCGGCCGCGGTTGCCTTTTCCATTGGGGTTCTGCTCGCCATGGTGACCCGCGTCGTCGCCCCGCGCAATGTCTATGACGCGGTTGACTGGCCGGTGATTGTCCTGCTCGCTGCCCTGATCCCGATAGCAACCGCCATGGAAACCACCGGTACGGCCGATCTTCTCGCCCGCTTCCTGTTAAACTGGGTCGCACAGGGAAACGCCATCATCGCCCTTGGCCTGATCCTGATCATCACCATGACGCTCTCGGATTTCATGAACAATGCCGCCACGGCGGCCGTCATGTGCCCGATTGCGATTGGCAGTGCCGGCCATCTGGACGTCAATCCCGACGCCTTCCTGATGGCGGTCGCCATCGGCGCATCCTGTGCCTTCCTGACCCCGATAGGCCATCAGAACAACACGCTGATCCTTGGCCCCGGCGGCTTCCGCTTTGGCGATTACTGGCGGCTCGGCCTGCCGATTGAAATCATCGTCGTTCTGGTCGGCGTGCCGATGTTGCTTTGGGTTTGGCCTCTGTAA